From Scomber scombrus chromosome 9, fScoSco1.1, whole genome shotgun sequence, one genomic window encodes:
- the LOC133985961 gene encoding NLR family CARD domain-containing protein 3-like — translation MDQCEDREEGVPPSKSSLCGEHDSQTKAQSLEQRTRLDSPGPEPSCVSMKSDFSMLEPMHFKHGVPADERIQQQRPESPGPEPSCVSFKSDRSKDFFIEFKGRPSADQIVDQESSEVPSGQSAQQHQTQLDSIFMLLEENVITFVKNELKKMQKVLSSDYPECLESQREDEEVLNDEEEEQSKSSREAFLKIALHFLRRMKQEELAECLHSRTPAGRCRHKLKSNLQKKFQCLFEGIAKAGNPTLLNQIYTPLYITEGGTAEVNNEHEVRQIETASWKPDRPETTIRQEDIFKASPGRDEPIRTLMTTGVAGIGKTVLAQKFTLDWAEDKANQDTHFTFPFTFRQLNVLKEKKYSLVELVHHFFTETKEAGICRFEEFQVVFIFDGLDECRLPLDFHNNKILTDVTKSTSVDVLLTNLIRGNLLPSARLWITTRPAAANQIPPWCVDMVSEVRGFNDPQKEEYFRKRFRDEEQASTIIYHIKTSRSLHIMCHIPVFCWITATVLEDVLKSRERGELPKTLTEMYIHFLVVQSKLKNIKYDGGAETDPHWSPESRKMIESLGKLAFEQLKKGNMIFYESDLTECGIDIRAASVYSGVFTQVFKEERGLYQDMVFCFVHLSVQEFLAALHVHLTFIKSGVNLLAEDQTSQKSETRKYKSTETRFYQSAVDEALKSPNGHLDLFLRFLLGLSLQTNQSLLRGLLTQTGSSSHTNQKTVEYIKTKISENLSAERSINLFHCLNELNDRSLVKEIQLYLSSGSLSRKKLSPAQWSALVFILLSSEEDLDVFDLKKYSASEEALLRLMPVVKASNKALLNGCKLSERSCAALSSVLSCQSSSLRDLDLSNNNLQDSGVKQLPPGLESPHCTLETLRLTGCNLSETSCAALSSVLSSQSSSLRELDLSNNNLQDSGVKQLSAGLESPHCTLETLRLSGCLITGEGCASLASALSSNPSHLRELDLSYNHPGDSGEKHLCAGLKDPHWRLDTLRLQPAGVRWLTPGLRKYSCEVTLDPNTANRKLKLSDNNRKVTHMKEEEQSYPDHQDRFDHWLQLLCRNDLTGRCYWEVKWRGEVYISVTYRGISRKGNSDDCVFGKNEQSWSLIYSDGSYSVMHNNRVTSINTVWHSKKRISTSSSSVSHRVAVYVDFPAGTLSFYRVSSDTLIHLHTFNTTFTQPLYAGFGVFSGSSVSLCPL, via the exons atggatcagtgtgaggacagagaggagggagtccctccctctaaaagctctctgtgtggggaacatgacagccagaccaaagctcagag CCTGGAGCAGCGGACCAGACTAGACTCTCCTggacctgaacccagctgtgtgtccatgaagagtgactttTCCATGTTAGAACCTATGCATTTCAAACATGGAGTACCAGCTGATGAAAG gaTCCAGCAGCAGAGACCAGAATCTCCTggacctgaacccagctgtgtgtcctttAAGAGTGACAGGTCGAAGGACTTTTTCATTGAATTTAAAGGACGTccatcagctgatcagat agtggaccaggagagctcagaggttcccagtggtcagtctgcccagcagcatcaaacacagctggactccatatttatg ctgctggaggagaacgtcatcacttttgtgaagaacgagctgaagaagatgcagaaggTTCTGAGTTcagattacccagaatgcttagagagtcagagggaggatgaggaggtgttgaatgatgaggaggaggaacagagtAAGAGCAGCAGAGAAGCATTTCTAAAGATcgcactgcacttcctgaggagaatgaagcaggaggagctggctgagtgTCTGCatagca gaactcctGCTGGCAGGTGTCGAcataaactcaagtctaacctgcagaagaagttccagtgtctgtttgagggaatcgctaaagcaggaaacccaacccttctgaatcagatctacacaccgctctacatcacagagggagggactgcagaggtcaataatgaacatgaggtcagacagattgaaacagcatcctggaaaccagacagaccagaaacaacaatcagacaagaagacatctttaaagcctcacctggaagagatgaaccaatcagaacattGATGACAacgggagtggctggcattgggaaaacagttttagcacagaagttcactctggactgggctgaagacaaagccaaccaggacacacacttcacatttccattcactttcagacagctgaatgtgctgaaagagaaaaagtacagcttggtggaacttgttcatcacttctttactgaaaccaaagaagcaggaatctgcaggtttgaagagttccaggttgtgttcatctttgacggtctggatgagtgtcgacttcctctggactttcATAACAACAAGATTCTTACTGATGTTACaaagtccacctcagtggatgtacTGCTGACAAACCTAATCAGGGGAAacctgcttccctctgctcgcctctggataaccacacgacctgcagcagccaatcagatccctccctGGTGTGTTGACATGgtgtcagaggtcagagggttcaatgacccacagaaggaggagtacttcaggaagagattcagagatgaggagcaggccagcaccatcatctaccacatcaagacatcacgaagcctccacatcatgtgccatatcccagtcttctgctggatcactgctacagttctggaggatgtgttgaaaagcagagagagaggggagctgcccaagaccctgactgagatgtacatccacttcctggtggttcagtccaaattaaagaacatcaagtatgatggaggagctgagacagatccacactggagtccagaaagcaggaagatgattgagtctctgggaaaactggcttttgagcagctgaaGAAAGGCAAcatgatcttctatgaatcagacctgacagagtgtggcatcgatatcagagcagcctcagtgtactcaggagtgttcacacaggtctttaaagaggagagaggtctGTACCAGGACatggtgttctgcttcgtccatctgagtgttcaggagtttctggctgctcttcatgtccatctgacattcatcaagtctggagtcaatctgctggcagaagaTCAAACATCCCAGAAGTCTGAAACAAGGAAATACAAATCTACAGAGACACGTTTCTACCAaagtgctgtggacgaggccttaaaaagtccaaatggacacctggacttgttcctccgcttcctcctgggtctttcactgcagaccaatcagagtcTTCTACGAGgcctgctgacacagacaggaagtagctcacacaccaatcagaaaacagttgaGTACATCAAAacgaagatcagtgagaatctgtctgcagagagaagcatcaatctgttccactgtctgaatgaactgaatgatcgttctctcgTGAAGGAGATCCAACTGTACCTGAgctcaggaagtctctccagaaagaaactgtctcctgctcagtggtctgctctggtcttcatcttactgtcatcagaagaagatctggacgtgtttgacctgaagaaatactctgcttcagaggaggctcttctgaggctgatgccagtggtcaaagcctccaacaaagctct ACTGAATGGCTGTaagctctcagagagaagctgtgcagctctgtcctcagtccTCAGCTgtcagtcctctagtctgagagatctggacctgagtaacaacaacctgcaggattcaggagtgaagcagctgcctcctggactggagagtccacactgtacactggaaactctcag actgactggctgtaacctctcagagacaagctgtgcagctctgtcttcagttctcagctcccagtcctctagtctgagagaactcgacctgagtaacaacaacctgcaggattcaggagtgaagcagctttctgctggactggagagtccacactgtacactggaaactctcag gctgtcaggatgtctgatcacaggggaaggctgtgcttctctggcctcagctctgagctccaacccctcccatctgagagagctggacctgagctacaatcatccaggagactcaggagagaagcatctgtgtgctggactgaaggatccacactggagactggacactctcag gctgcagcctgctggagtcCGATGGTTGACAccaggtctgaggaagt attcCTGTGAAGTcacactggatccaaacacagcaaacagaaaactcaaactgtctgacaacaacaggaaggtgacacatatgaaggaggaggagcagtcatatcctgatcatcaaGACAGATTCGATCACTggcttcagctgctgtgtagaaatgatctgactggtcgctgttactgggaggtcaaatggagaggagaggtttatatatcagtgacttacagaggaatcagcaggaaaggaaacagtgatgactgtgtgtttggaaagaatgaacagtcctggagtctgatcTACTCTGATGGTAGTTACTCTGTCATGCACAATAACAGAGTAACATCCATCAACACTGTCTGGCACAGTAAGAAAAGAAtatccacctcctcctcctctgtctctcacagagtagcagtgtatgtggactttcctgctggcactctgtccttctacagagtctcctctgacacactgatccacctccacaccttcaacaccacattcactcagcctctgtatgctgggtttgggGTATTttctggttcctcagtgtctctgtgtcctctgtag